A genome region from Anaerolineales bacterium includes the following:
- a CDS encoding Flp family type IVb pilin, with translation MFKKLQKKGQGLVEYALILVLVAIVIIIILSVLGPAIGNVFSQIIVNI, from the coding sequence ATGTTCAAGAAGCTGCAGAAGAAGGGCCAAGGTTTGGTGGAGTATGCGCTGATCCTCGTCCTGGTTGCCATCGTGATCATCATTATTCTGTCGGTCCTTGGTCCCGCCATCGGAAACGTGTTCAGCCAGATCATCGTCAACATCTAG